TCACCCAATGTGTGAAAACGAATATCTGATATGGTCATGTTCTCTTTATTTTCAGCAACATCTATATAGGAAGACGTTTTCCCGTCGAAAATGCTCACATTGAATTCACCGATCACTTCAAATTGATTCCGTTCACTGTTGACCCAAATCGCTGTATTTTCATCGATCCCCACCCCGATAATTTGAGGATTTAATGCAATCGCCCTCATCAGCCTTGAAAACCTGTCACGCTGGGAAAAGTGCTGATCTATTATGACGTCTTCGAGAAATCCGAAGCCAGATCCCATTTCGAGGATCGAGACATCCTGCTTTTTTGAGATTTTGGATGATATGATCATCAACCTGCTCATGACGGCAGCCCCTGCACTGGTCCCGCCTATGACCAGACCTCCCTTCCATTCTTTAAGACAGTGTTTATAGAAGGTTGTCCCCCCCAGGAGACTCGTGAGTCTGAGTTGATCTCCGCCTGTCATGAATAACCCCGATAGAGAGGAAAGCTGCTCGATCAATTCAGGATCATCCGCTTTCTCGCGGGAATCCAGATGGAGCAATAGTGGTTTTGTTCCATGAAGGGTGTGAAACAAACTTGCGTATTCATTCCCCACTTCTTCCGGATAAGCTGTAGCAGTCGTAACGATCCCAATCGGACCTTGTCTATTTTGACATATTGTAGCGAACTTCGATAAGATGACCTTCTCATCCGTTTTATCCTCGTTGCCACCAATGATCAGCAAATCACCTTTTGCCATCCTCCATCAACCTCTTCGCTCTCATTTAATTTCCAAAAATAGTTCAGAAAATTAAAAATATATTTTGTGTTCAACAAAGCATCTATACCCCTGTTTACCATTGATTAAACCTATATAAAAACAGAACATGACCAGGTCCAATCCTTTCTGAAGGTGAAGACCTGGCCATCTGGCTATAAGATCACTTTCTTCGATTTTAAATTTATAGTAATATATTTACAGGAGGGATACCATGACAAATCGTAAAGAACCGTTCAATGATGTGACCGACCATATGTCTAAAATTGAAGGGGCGCCCATGAACCAGCCCGGAAAGGAGAGTCTTCCACTCGGGATCCGGATTATCGGTTATGTAATCATTGGGTTCACGGGCCTTATGTCTTTATTTGCCCTTATTTTCGGCTTGTTAGATTGAAATTTGTTCCTCTATGATTCAGGGTGATACTGATACTTCCACAGTTCAATCCGGTTATTTCCTATAAAGTGGACCCCTTCCGCTTCCAGGGACAGTCTCTGAGTCATCATTTGCTCCTCATCACGAAATCCGACTTCCCCTTTGCTGTTCAGAACCCTGTGCCAGGGGAGTTTATACTTTTCACTCATGGAGTGGAGAATCCTCACGACCTGCCTTGCAGCCTTGGGGCTACCTGCCAGCTCCGCAATTTGTCCGTATGTCATGACCTTTCCCGGAGGAATATCGGCTATGATGTTCACCGCCCGTTCGGTAAACGGCTTCATGCATGTTCACCTCCCTTCTTCCTTTCAATTATGTATGACCCTTATGGAAATAGGAAGTACAGAATATAGGATATCATGTCTTCATCAAGTCACGTTCCTAGAAGATTCGCTCTCTTTATATTAAACTGTATATGAATGAATAGAAGGACGTGATAAGAATAATGGATATTAAACTGATTGCACTGGATATGGATGGGACACTCGTCAACCATGAGGGCGAGGTATCTCCTGAAAACGAACAAGCCATTCAGCGGGCAAAGGAAAAGGGAATTCATGTTGTATTGAGTACAGGACGCTCTCTTTTTACATGCAGGGACATTTCAGATGAGCTTGGTCGTTCATCTTATCTTGTCACCGTGAATGGCGGGGAGATCTACGATTATGAATACAATCTTGTAGACCGCATCCCCCTTGATATTGATCTTGTAAAGCAGCTATGGGCGCTTAAAGAAGAGCATGATGTGTATTTCTGGTCTTCCACTTCCCAAGGCTTATTCAATAGCAGGAAACCTTTTGAGCAGGATATCGAATCTTATAATTGGCTGAAGTTTGGCTTTGATATCCAGGATGATGATGTCCGCAAAGTCATGTTGGATGAACTGGTGAAGAATGAAGCACTTGAAATTACGAACTCCTCACCAACCAACATCGAAATCAATCCAGCAGGGGTCAATAAGGCCGCTGCCCTGGTAAAAGTGTGTAAATGGCTGGACCTTTCAATGGATCAAGTCATGGCAGTCGGGGACAGTATGAATGACATCGCGATGATCCGAGAAGCTGGATTCGGTGTGGCCATGGGCAACGCTCAGGAAGCAGTGAAAGAAGCAGCGGACTGGGTGACGGGGATCAATACTGATCACGGTGTCGCTCAGGCAATCGATAAAGTACTGAAGGAAATGAACTAACTAGTGTAAAAGTGCCTGATTCTCTATCGAATCAGGCACTTTCTCTTTTCACCGGGTCTATTCCTCTCCTGTAACGTCTATACTAATGGAAAAACAAGGATTGTACCCAACTATGTACTTATTACTGATCGTCGTTGTCTATTTACTTTTTGCAAAGTTCTTTATTGATTGGAAACGCTGGAAGGACTATTATCCAACGGTGCAGTTTTATATTATCTGCAATCTCACCTATAACGTGATTTTTTATAACCACACCTTATGGGAATATAAAGCGGTGACGGTAGACTGGCTGAATCATACATTGATCGATCTTGTTTTTACCTTTTTCATCATTCCAGTGGTGATTATGATCTATCTCCGTTATTTTCCTTACCGGAAAAAGAAGATTGTTTACGTTTCAAGCTGGATCGCTTATTTTACATTTCTCGAGTACTTATTTCATAAAAAAGGGCTTTTCCTTTACGAAAATGGCTGGAATTTGGGATGGTCTGCTGTATTTAACATCATCATGTTTACCATTTTGGGGTTGCATCACAAAAAACCGCTGCTTGCACTCCTCCTTTCTGTTCCCATCATCGGCATCCTTCTGTTGATCTTCCATCCATCTTTTCATGAATTAAAGTGAGGGTGTTTTCATGAGTTCCTTTTCCACACCTGTATTTATAGTTTCGATTCTTGGGGTGTATATAACGATGGCCATTTATATCGCCATTTTGAAACGAAAAGAATAAAGAAAAGGAGCATCCCCATTCCGGATGCTCCTTTCCCTGTTTATTTCACGATAATCTCATCATTTTCAACTGATACGATCAGTTCCGTTACGCCTTCTTCATCAAGAAGGAAGTCGGCGATCTTATCTTCCACTCTTTCCTGGATCACCCGGCGCAATGGTCTTGCACCAAATTCAGGGTGATATCCGAGCTCCACGAGTCTGCGCTTCGCTTCTCCGTCAATTTCCACGGTAATCCCCTGCTCCTTGAGCTCAGCCTGCAATTCATTCAGCATCAGATCAAGAATTTCCAGCAGCTCAACCTTTTCCAGAGATTCGAATTCAATGATACTATCGAATCGGTTCAGGAATTCCGGTTTAAAGTAGGCACCCAGCGATTGAAGAATATTCGTTTCTTTAATGGCATCTGTGCCACCGGTATTGAAACCTACGACGGCTTCCTTCTTATCCGTCACCCCGGCGTTACTTGTCATGATGATCACAGTTTCTTTGAAGCTCACCGTTCTGCCCTGACTATCCGTAAGACGGCCGTCTTCAAGAATCTGCAGGAACATATGCTGTACATCCGGGTGTGCTTTTTCAATTTCATCCAAGAGTATGATGGAGTACGGATTTCTTCTTACTTTCTCAGTCAGTTGACCGGATTCTTCATGACCCACATAGCCAGGAGGGGATCCGATCAGTTTAGACACAGAGTGTTTCTCCATATACTCACTCATATCAAGTCGGAGCATGGAATCTTTAGATCCAAACAACTCTTCAGCCAATGTCTTCGTTAATTCCGTTTTCCCGACACCCGTCGGTCCGACAAATAGGAATGTTCCGATCGGACGGTGCTTTGCTTTCAAGCCTGCCCGGCTTCGTCGGATGGCTTTCGCCACTTTTTTCACGGCTTCATCCTGTCCGATCACTTTATGAGCAAGGTTTTCTTCAAGGGATTTCATCCGCTTGCGATCATCACTTTGAAGCTTTCCAACAGGAATGCCTGTTTTGGTCTCAATGATTGCCTGGATCAAGTCCTTTTCAACAAGTGCCTTAGAATCAGAGGATTCCTGCCCAAGCTGCTTCTCCAAGGACGCTTCCTCATCCCTCAGGATTGCTGCCTGCTCATAATTTTCTTCTTTCGTTGCCTGCTCTTTCTTCACTCTTACTTCATGTAATTTTTTGTGTATGGCCGTTTTATCCTTGCCTTCAGATAGAAGGTTCACTTTTGAACCTGCCTCATCCATGAGATCAATCGCTTTATCCGGCAGGAATCGGTCCTGAATATAACGATGTGACAATTTCACACAAGCCTCGATGCTCTCATCAGTAAATTTCACCCCATGATAGTCTTCATAGCGGCTTTTTAAACCCTTGAGAATTTCAATGGCTTCTTCCGGAGTGGGCTCATTGACCATGACAGGCTGGAAACGACGTTCGAGTGCCGCATCTTTTTCGATTTGACGATACTCTTTAAGGGTTGTCGCACCGATCACCTGCAGTTCACCGCGGGCAAGCGCCGGTTTTAAAATATTCCCTGCATCCATGGATCCCTCTGCAGAACCTGCTCCCACTAATTGATGGATTTCATCGATAAAGAGCATGACGTTCTCACGACTCTGCAATTCACTGATGATGGCTTTCAACCGTTCCTCGAATGAACCCCGTACACCTGTACCGGCGGTCAAGGAAGCAACGTCCATCACATATACTTCTTTGTTTAATAATTTTGACGGCACATCGCCTGCTACGATTTTACGTGCCAATCCTTCCGCAATGGCTGTTTTCCCGACACCGGGTTCACCGATCAGTACCGGATTGTTTTTATTGCGGCGGTTCAGGATTTCAATCACACGATCCACTTCTTTGTCTCGACCGATAACCGGATCGATCAAACCGGCTTTAGCGGCTCCAGTGACATTACGTCCGAACTGATCGAGGATGCCGTTTCCACCATTCCCACCTTTCCCTTGAGCTGAAGAAGATGGCTGTTGCTGGTTTTGGAATCCATGGTCAGGACTTCCGTCCATGCTCATACCTTTGAACAATTCATCAAACGGGAATCCTCCGTGAATGCCAGAAGGGGTTTGCTGCTTTTGAAAGCAAGCAGAACACATTTTCATACTGGATTTCTTACCATTCAGTTGCGTATAAACTTCAACCGTTGCTTGATTATGATGACATACTTGGCATTTCATAAACATGACCTCCTGTTGTCTTGTTATATATAAAATGGTTTGTTAATTGGTTTATGGTTAAGGTCATTTTAGAATTTGACTATGTTTGACTTTGACTTTATTTGACCTTATGAATACAGTATAATTTGACCTTTTTTGACTTTCAACATTTTTGCTTATGGAAATTTTTTCTCAGCTCCCACTTTCCCGTTGATTGAAGAGTATAGTAGGGTTGGATAGATAAATCAATTAATTGATTTATTGATACTCCACTCCTGAAAAACACAAAAAAGCCGGCATGTCCGCCGACTCTATTAATACCAATGCTCCCAGTTGTCTTTATAGCACTCATGCTTCTTTGTATGGCATGTGCAGTTTTTAATCTTTTTCAATTCGCATAGAATGTCTTCTAGAAGATCTTTGATGTCTTGATGCTTGTCTTTTTTACAATCATCATGCTTATAGGATTCACAAGGTTTTTTATACATATGCTTATTCACCACCTTTTCAACCATTGGGATCATATTCATCACATTTGCCATGCCCCCTAAGTTTCCAAGTGAAGCCATTGCATCCAGAGAACCCTTTCCTTGAGAATCTAACAGTCCTTTGAGATGATCCTCACTCAGTAATGAGCTTAATTTCTCTTTTGCCGATTCCAGATCCAGTTTACTTCCATCTTCTTTTGTGTATTGATTGATTAAATCCATTAGTCCTTCTAGTGGATTATTTTTTTCACTCATAGATTTCCCCTCCATCTTATTGCAAATCCCTCACTTATTCAGTACTTGTAAAGCACCTTACATGGTTATCTTATGTATGTATTGCTAGTTTCGAATGATAGAAACGTCTATTTTCTAGTAAAAAGGGCTATTTCAACCATAAAAAAATGCTAGACCTAAAGAGCAGGTCTAGCATTTTCCCGTTACTATTTCTACTATCTTTATACTAATTCACGATCCCAATGCCGATGTGCTGCGATGGCTGCAGTGAAGTCCTCTGCGAATGACTTCATGTCTTCCCCGGTTACCACGCCCGGACCCTTCACACCTGCTTCTTCCAGCCAGTGTAAACCTTCATGTGTGGCACCGATCGGTTTAAAGTGAGAATACGCTTCTTTTACAAAGTAGGTGGTATCTTGAGAGAATTTCTTATCTACGTTTTCTCCACCTACAACGTACAGGCTGTCGAATAAGACCGATTCTCCCGTTAAGAATGTGTGGTCCACTTCAAGCTCTGTGCCGTCATCACCTTTGCGCGTCCCCAGTTTGTCACTGATGATTTCAGGCTGAATCCCTTCTTCTTTAAGGGCAGAGAGGACACGGCTCACTTCTTCCCCTTTGAAGCCATTCCCTACGATGACACCGACTTTGCGGGTAGCCGGCTTCTTTTTCGTGTTTTCCTGACTTAAAGCCGGGGAAGATTTCGTAACCTTCGATCCTTTTCCTTCAGGTACTTCTATATTGATCGCTTCCGCAAAACCTTTTGCCAGATCCATACTGACGTTTGCAAACATATCGACGATCTGTTTCTGAACCGATTTGCTTTTCACTTTTCCCAGCTCAAAGCTGAAGGCTTGAATGATATGCTCCTTCTCCGGCTTACTCATGCTATTCCAGAATAGTGTAGCCTGAGAGAAGTGGTCCTTGAAGCTTTCACTTCTTGTACGTACTTTCCTGCCCTCCATCTTTTCCTGATAGTGGGTGTACCCGCCTTCTTTCTCAGAAGCAGGGGCCGGTGTATTATGAGCCAGTGAATTGTTATGATAGCTCACCGGTCCTTTATTGATCGTATGGCGTCCGTATCCATCACGCTGGTTATTGTGGAAAGGACACACAGGTCTATTGATCGGAAGCTCGTGGAAGTTTGGTCCCCCGAGACGGATTAATTGTGTATCTGTATAGGAGAATAGGCGTCCCTGTAACAACGGATCATTGGAGAAATCGATTCCAGGCACAACAGATCCAGGATGGAATGCCGCCTGCTCCGTTTCGGCAAACACATTGTCCACATTGCGGTTCAACGTCATTTTCCCGACGATCTTCACAGGGATCTCCTCTTCCGGCCATAGCTTCGTAGGGTCAAGGACATCAAAGTCAAAGTTGAACTCATCTTCCTCCTTGATGAGCTGAACACCCAGTTCATACTCCGGATAGTCCCCTCCCTCGATGGATTCGTATAGATCACGACGGTGGAAATCAGGGTCTTTTCCGTTAATCTTCTGTGCTTCATCCCAAACGAGTGAGTGTGTTCCGAGTACAGGTTTCCAGTGGAATTTCACGAAATGGGCTTTCCCTTCCTCGTTCACCAGACGGAATGTATGGACACCAAAGCCTTCCATCATACGGAAACTGCGGGGGATCGCCCGATCGGACATGGCCCACATCACCATATGAGCGGACTCCTGATTGTTTGCAATAAAGTCCCAGAATGTATCGTGGGCAGAAGCAGCCTGAGGCATTTCGTTATGTGGCTCAGGTTTAAGGGCATGAACAAGATCCGGAAATTTGATCGCATCCTGAATGAAGAAGACGGGAATATTGTTCCCTACCAGATCGTAATTCCCTTCCTCTGTATAAAATTTAGTGGCAAATCCCCGGGCATCACGCACTGCCTCGGCAGAACCCCTGGATCCCGCCACTGTGGAAAAGCGGACAAATACAGGTGTCTTTGTCGACGTGTCCTGAAGGAATTTAGCCCTTGTATATTCTTTCATAGAGTCATAGAGTTCGAACTCCCCATGTGCCGCGAATCCCCGGGCATGGACAATCCTTTCAGGGATCCGTTCATGGTCGAAGTGGGTCATCTTCTCACGAAAATGAAAATCCTCCATTAAAGTAGGTCCACGCTCTCCGGCTTTCAGGGAAAACTCATCCTCTGATACCCTCAGCCCTTGATTGGTTGTCAGATGCTTTCCTTCGTCATCCACTCTATACTGTTCAAGCTGTTCATCTTTACTTTTACCATTCACCTTCGTACGACGATCGTCTCCCATTCTTTCATCCCTCTCATGTTTATTAATGTTTACTATGTAAAACATTCTGATTATCTAGTACCCTTGATGGATTGATGTAAACATTTATTGGAAGGTCGGGATTTATGATTTTTTTAATTTTTTCCTTTACTGCGTAACATTGTTCTGTTAAACTGAATCTACAGTAACGTAACAATGTTTTGTTTCGAAAAGAGGAGATCCCCATGGAAACCGATTTTATTTCTAAAAAGGAAGTACTGGAACTGACCGGGATATCCTACGGACAGCTTTACCGCTGGAAACGTAAGAATATCATTCCGGAAGGATGGTTCATCAAGAAATCCAGCTACACCGGTCAGGAGACCTTCTTCCCGAGGGAGAAGATGCTTGCCCGGATCGATGCAATCAAAGAAATGAAAGATGATTACTCCCTGGATGAGCTTTCGGATTTCTTTTCACCCAATCCCGCGAGGATCGAAGTCAGTGAAGAAGAACTATCGTCGCACAACATTCTTTCAGAACACACCATGGCTTTCTGTACATCCCTATTACCAGCAAGAAAAGCGTACGATTTCCAGGACATCCTGCATATGGTGATCATCGAAAAGTGCCATAGGTTAGAAATCCCTAAAGAAGCTCAGCAAACCCTTTATCTTTTTCTTCATGAGAAGTTTACACCACTGAAAGAATCTTCCCTTGAGCTGATCGGTATCCGGAAAAGTGAGGAGTATATGTGGATGCTCCTGCCCCTCCCTTCAGACTTTCTTGTGGACCATACGGCTCAAGTCGTATTGAGATTCGATCTGCAACAAATGATGGAAGAATTGAAAATCACGTTAACGAATACAAAGGGGATCTGACGTCCCTTTAATTGGAGGAGAAATGCATGAATACAGTGGAAAAGAAAAAGCTTCATGACTTGAAGATCAGCGGGTCCGGAACATCCGGCGGCGGACAATTTGATGAAGTGAAGATCAGTGGAAGCGGGAAGATCGCAGGGGATATCGACTGCCGTGAAATGAGAATATCGGGTTCCGGCACCGTTGCAGGTGATATTAAAGCAGGCCTGATCAAAACAAGCGGTTCTTCCTCCATCGAAGGAGATACGAAAGCCGAAACAATAACAACGAGCGGGAGTTCCAAATATGAAGGATCCGTGATGGCATCCGACATGACGATAAGTGGATCCAGTAAGGTGACCCGGAATCTGATCGTTGAAAAATTCAAGGTGAGCGGCTCATGCAAGGTAGGTGGAAAAATTCAGGGCGGATTGATCAGGGCGAGCGGATCGTTAACGGTTGGAGAGGATTGTGAAGTCGAAACCTTCTCAACTTCAGGCTCTGTGCATATTGATGGATTGCTGAACGCCGACAATGTCCAGATTGAGATCAACCATAAATCATCCATTAAAGAAATCGGCGGTGAAAAAATTTCAGTGACTCACCACTCTTCAAGCAAACTACTAAAACAGGTAGTCAACTTCTTTCTTCAAAAGGAAGATTACTTATTTTCCGAACTGATCGAAGGGGACGAAGTCTATCTTGAAAATACGAAGGCAAAACTCGTTCGCGGAAAAAACGTCGTAATCAGCGAGAATTGTGAAATCGATACGGTAGAATACTCCGGCACCATCGAGATACACAAGGACAGCTCGATCAGAAACAAAGTGAAAATCTGACGGAACAGTGACAGGGTGTGGCGCGGCCATCCCTGTTTTTTCATTTTCCCCGACTCTTTACATACGCTTCATCTCCCCATAATCGAAATTTCATATTTTTATTCTGAATGTTCTGCTATATTAATAGGTATATAGTACAATCCTGCGAGGATATTGGAGGACTTTATGGAACGTTTGACGGATCACCTCATCATCATCTCTTTCGATTGTTTATCTGCCCTGGACTTTCCGATTCTAAAGGGACTTCCCCACTTCCAGGAGCTGCTTGCACATGGATCGTACTGCAAAAGGGTTGAAACCATCTATCCTTCTGTCACGTATCCCTGTCACGCCACGATCGTAACCGGAAAGTACCCCAATCGCCACGGTGTGGTGAATAATACACTCCTCCAGCCTGGCAGGGAATCGCCGGACTGGCATTGGCACCGTAAATCCATTAAGGGTACCACCCTCTATGACGAGGCAAAGAAGGGGGGCATGAAGACGGCAGCCCTCCTTTGGCCGGTGACAGCCAATGCGGATATCGATTATAATATGCCGGAAATCTTCGCCAATCGGCCCTGGCATAATCAAATCCTCGTTTCACTTTTGAATGGGAGTCCCCTCTTCCAACTGCAGATGAATCGTCTTTTTGGCCATATGCGCAAAGGCTTGAATCAACCTGAGCTGGATGATTTCGTCCTCGAATCGACGCTTGAAACAATCAAAAGGAAACCAGATTTATTGCTTGTGCACTTTACGGACCTTGATACCCAGCGGCATTACCATGGTTTCTCTTCTGAGGAAGCACATGCAGCCCTCCGCCGCCATGATGACAGATTGGGAAGGATCGTAGGAGCGTTAAGGGACAACGGCATCTATGATAAGTCGACGATCGTAGCCCTTGGTGATCATAGTGCCCTCGATGAATCGAAGGCCGTCCAACTCAACACCCTCCTTAAAGAAAAGGGGTTCATCAACGTAAGCCACCGCGGGAAGGTCACTGACTGGAAAGCATATTGCAAAGGGTGTGATGGTTCTGCTTATGTGTACACAAAGGATCCCGTTTCGACACAAGAAGTGAAGGCGCTATTGGAACGATTACAACCAGATCCGGCCAATGGAATCGAATCCATACTCACTGGAGAAGAAGCTGCCCGGAAAGGGGCCGATGAACACTGTTCGTTCATGCTCGAAGCCAGACTCGGGTTTTATTTTAAAGATGCACTGGATGGTTCCTTCATCCACACAATCACTCCGGAAGATGTGAAGCATAAGCGTTACACGTATGGCTCTCACGGCTATTCTCCGGAAAAGGAGAACTACTCCACGATCTTCATGGCGGCGGGAAAAGGAATTCGTCCTCACCTCGAGATTCCTTCCATGGGTCTCATTGATGAAGGACCGACATTTGCCAGATTGCTCGGACTCACCTTAGAAGATATTGACGGAAAAATGATTGAAGAAGTATTGGATATCTAATGAAGATTCTGTTTCCTTAGGGGGAAAAACCATGAAACGTTTTTCGAAAGAAGAAAGCAGCTGGATTTTTTATGATTGGGCCAATTCAGCGTATTCCATCATCATTTCCACCGCCGTCTTTCCGCTCTTTTATAAAGCGGCTGCTACAAATGCCGGTGTCAGTGCCGCTAATTCAACGGCCTATTTGGGATACACCATTGCCATAGCGACCTTCATCCTGGCCATGATCGGCCCCATCCTTGGGACCATCGCCGATTATGAGGGATATAAGAAGAAGTTCTTTTCCTTCTTCTTTGCACTGGGTGTGACGTTCACCCTCCTCCTCGCTTTCGTCCCGAGCGATCAATGGCTGCTCCTTTTAGTCTTTTATACAGTGGCAGCAGTCGGCTCAGCCGGTTCGAACGTCTTCTACGATGCCTTTCTGACCGACGTTACG
The DNA window shown above is from Rossellomorea vietnamensis and carries:
- a CDS encoding cyanophycinase, which gives rise to MAKGDLLIIGGNEDKTDEKVILSKFATICQNRQGPIGIVTTATAYPEEVGNEYASLFHTLHGTKPLLLHLDSREKADDPELIEQLSSLSGLFMTGGDQLRLTSLLGGTTFYKHCLKEWKGGLVIGGTSAGAAVMSRLMIISSKISKKQDVSILEMGSGFGFLEDVIIDQHFSQRDRFSRLMRAIALNPQIIGVGIDENTAIWVNSERNQFEVIGEFNVSIFDGKTSSYIDVAENKENMTISDIRFHTLGEGAIFDLTKRELIIS
- a CDS encoding MGMT family protein, whose translation is MKPFTERAVNIIADIPPGKVMTYGQIAELAGSPKAARQVVRILHSMSEKYKLPWHRVLNSKGEVGFRDEEQMMTQRLSLEAEGVHFIGNNRIELWKYQYHPES
- a CDS encoding Cof-type HAD-IIB family hydrolase, which codes for MDIKLIALDMDGTLVNHEGEVSPENEQAIQRAKEKGIHVVLSTGRSLFTCRDISDELGRSSYLVTVNGGEIYDYEYNLVDRIPLDIDLVKQLWALKEEHDVYFWSSTSQGLFNSRKPFEQDIESYNWLKFGFDIQDDDVRKVMLDELVKNEALEITNSSPTNIEINPAGVNKAAALVKVCKWLDLSMDQVMAVGDSMNDIAMIREAGFGVAMGNAQEAVKEAADWVTGINTDHGVAQAIDKVLKEMN
- a CDS encoding CBO0543 family protein; its protein translation is MYLLLIVVVYLLFAKFFIDWKRWKDYYPTVQFYIICNLTYNVIFYNHTLWEYKAVTVDWLNHTLIDLVFTFFIIPVVIMIYLRYFPYRKKKIVYVSSWIAYFTFLEYLFHKKGLFLYENGWNLGWSAVFNIIMFTILGLHHKKPLLALLLSVPIIGILLLIFHPSFHELK
- a CDS encoding ATP-dependent Clp protease ATP-binding subunit, with the translated sequence MKCQVCHHNQATVEVYTQLNGKKSSMKMCSACFQKQQTPSGIHGGFPFDELFKGMSMDGSPDHGFQNQQQPSSSAQGKGGNGGNGILDQFGRNVTGAAKAGLIDPVIGRDKEVDRVIEILNRRNKNNPVLIGEPGVGKTAIAEGLARKIVAGDVPSKLLNKEVYVMDVASLTAGTGVRGSFEERLKAIISELQSRENVMLFIDEIHQLVGAGSAEGSMDAGNILKPALARGELQVIGATTLKEYRQIEKDAALERRFQPVMVNEPTPEEAIEILKGLKSRYEDYHGVKFTDESIEACVKLSHRYIQDRFLPDKAIDLMDEAGSKVNLLSEGKDKTAIHKKLHEVRVKKEQATKEENYEQAAILRDEEASLEKQLGQESSDSKALVEKDLIQAIIETKTGIPVGKLQSDDRKRMKSLEENLAHKVIGQDEAVKKVAKAIRRSRAGLKAKHRPIGTFLFVGPTGVGKTELTKTLAEELFGSKDSMLRLDMSEYMEKHSVSKLIGSPPGYVGHEESGQLTEKVRRNPYSIILLDEIEKAHPDVQHMFLQILEDGRLTDSQGRTVSFKETVIIMTSNAGVTDKKEAVVGFNTGGTDAIKETNILQSLGAYFKPEFLNRFDSIIEFESLEKVELLEILDLMLNELQAELKEQGITVEIDGEAKRRLVELGYHPEFGARPLRRVIQERVEDKIADFLLDEEGVTELIVSVENDEIIVK
- a CDS encoding catalase; amino-acid sequence: MGDDRRTKVNGKSKDEQLEQYRVDDEGKHLTTNQGLRVSEDEFSLKAGERGPTLMEDFHFREKMTHFDHERIPERIVHARGFAAHGEFELYDSMKEYTRAKFLQDTSTKTPVFVRFSTVAGSRGSAEAVRDARGFATKFYTEEGNYDLVGNNIPVFFIQDAIKFPDLVHALKPEPHNEMPQAASAHDTFWDFIANNQESAHMVMWAMSDRAIPRSFRMMEGFGVHTFRLVNEEGKAHFVKFHWKPVLGTHSLVWDEAQKINGKDPDFHRRDLYESIEGGDYPEYELGVQLIKEEDEFNFDFDVLDPTKLWPEEEIPVKIVGKMTLNRNVDNVFAETEQAAFHPGSVVPGIDFSNDPLLQGRLFSYTDTQLIRLGGPNFHELPINRPVCPFHNNQRDGYGRHTINKGPVSYHNNSLAHNTPAPASEKEGGYTHYQEKMEGRKVRTRSESFKDHFSQATLFWNSMSKPEKEHIIQAFSFELGKVKSKSVQKQIVDMFANVSMDLAKGFAEAINIEVPEGKGSKVTKSSPALSQENTKKKPATRKVGVIVGNGFKGEEVSRVLSALKEEGIQPEIISDKLGTRKGDDGTELEVDHTFLTGESVLFDSLYVVGGENVDKKFSQDTTYFVKEAYSHFKPIGATHEGLHWLEEAGVKGPGVVTGEDMKSFAEDFTAAIAAHRHWDRELV
- a CDS encoding YhbD family protein, coding for METDFISKKEVLELTGISYGQLYRWKRKNIIPEGWFIKKSSYTGQETFFPREKMLARIDAIKEMKDDYSLDELSDFFSPNPARIEVSEEELSSHNILSEHTMAFCTSLLPARKAYDFQDILHMVIIEKCHRLEIPKEAQQTLYLFLHEKFTPLKESSLELIGIRKSEEYMWMLLPLPSDFLVDHTAQVVLRFDLQQMMEELKITLTNTKGI
- a CDS encoding polymer-forming cytoskeletal protein — protein: MNTVEKKKLHDLKISGSGTSGGGQFDEVKISGSGKIAGDIDCREMRISGSGTVAGDIKAGLIKTSGSSSIEGDTKAETITTSGSSKYEGSVMASDMTISGSSKVTRNLIVEKFKVSGSCKVGGKIQGGLIRASGSLTVGEDCEVETFSTSGSVHIDGLLNADNVQIEINHKSSIKEIGGEKISVTHHSSSKLLKQVVNFFLQKEDYLFSELIEGDEVYLENTKAKLVRGKNVVISENCEIDTVEYSGTIEIHKDSSIRNKVKI
- a CDS encoding ectonucleotide pyrophosphatase/phosphodiesterase — encoded protein: MERLTDHLIIISFDCLSALDFPILKGLPHFQELLAHGSYCKRVETIYPSVTYPCHATIVTGKYPNRHGVVNNTLLQPGRESPDWHWHRKSIKGTTLYDEAKKGGMKTAALLWPVTANADIDYNMPEIFANRPWHNQILVSLLNGSPLFQLQMNRLFGHMRKGLNQPELDDFVLESTLETIKRKPDLLLVHFTDLDTQRHYHGFSSEEAHAALRRHDDRLGRIVGALRDNGIYDKSTIVALGDHSALDESKAVQLNTLLKEKGFINVSHRGKVTDWKAYCKGCDGSAYVYTKDPVSTQEVKALLERLQPDPANGIESILTGEEAARKGADEHCSFMLEARLGFYFKDALDGSFIHTITPEDVKHKRYTYGSHGYSPEKENYSTIFMAAGKGIRPHLEIPSMGLIDEGPTFARLLGLTLEDIDGKMIEEVLDI